Proteins encoded in a region of the Leifsonia sp. PS1209 genome:
- a CDS encoding serine hydrolase encodes MSVPFAELEQELPGLRFSALAVDIDSGETLFRHRPDVVLDTASVGKVFLLHRLLTEVDAGTRSLDERVTRRPSEWMDNSGLWYLLQADTLSLYDVAALIGAVSDNAATNTLCRVIGLPTVQEHTRAIGYEHSGLDDIVRWPLPPGAPRTLSHANADELVRFVTRTAQATDLSPASSDTLQRWLGAGMDLSMVASAFGLDPLAHYLFDRGVWLWNKTGTISTVRADTGLVMTPDRRVAYAVLANWQRGSDVRDRVLSAMRTAGDELRRNLL; translated from the coding sequence GTGAGCGTGCCGTTCGCCGAGCTGGAGCAGGAACTGCCCGGCCTCCGGTTCTCCGCGCTCGCCGTCGACATCGACTCGGGCGAGACTCTGTTCCGTCACCGGCCGGACGTCGTGCTCGACACCGCCAGCGTCGGGAAGGTGTTCCTGCTGCACCGGCTGCTCACCGAAGTGGATGCGGGCACCCGCTCCCTCGACGAGCGCGTCACCCGGCGTCCATCCGAATGGATGGACAACTCCGGGCTCTGGTACCTGCTGCAGGCCGACACGCTGTCCCTCTACGACGTGGCCGCGCTGATCGGGGCCGTCAGCGACAACGCGGCGACGAACACGCTCTGCCGGGTGATCGGCCTTCCCACAGTGCAGGAGCACACCCGCGCCATCGGCTACGAGCACTCCGGTCTCGATGACATCGTCCGCTGGCCGCTGCCTCCCGGCGCCCCGCGCACGCTCTCGCACGCGAACGCCGACGAGCTCGTGCGCTTCGTCACCCGCACCGCGCAGGCCACCGACCTCAGCCCGGCCTCCTCCGACACGCTGCAACGCTGGCTGGGCGCCGGGATGGACCTGTCGATGGTGGCGTCCGCGTTCGGCCTCGACCCGCTCGCGCACTACCTCTTCGATCGCGGCGTGTGGCTGTGGAACAAGACGGGCACCATCTCCACGGTGCGTGCGGACACCGGCCTCGTGATGACCCCCGACCGACGCGTCGCATACGCGGTGCTCGCCAATTGGCAGCGCGGCTCCGACGTGCGCGACCGGGTGCTCTCCGCCATGCGCACCGCGGGGGATGAACTGCGGAGGAATCTCCTGTGA
- a CDS encoding SIS domain-containing protein, which translates to MNPGELNSPHERYDARVQRRSALVLKRRVVEQEREQLAHALDWAKDDPAFELIAGMIVAARRRFVLGAAKSFTYASLLAMDLSAGLANVTLIDGTIVRPLDVLSDVRTSDVLVAFSLARYRKYTIDFAELFKQAGGTLVVITDAPDAPLVAIADESLVVDTASASFANSPTSVALVIHILTTLTTASAKGAGRRLLERDRLGEQLGLYVED; encoded by the coding sequence GTGAATCCCGGAGAACTCAACAGCCCGCACGAGCGCTACGACGCCCGGGTGCAGCGCAGATCGGCCCTCGTCCTCAAACGCCGTGTGGTCGAACAGGAGCGCGAGCAGCTCGCTCACGCGCTCGACTGGGCCAAGGACGATCCGGCGTTCGAACTGATCGCCGGGATGATCGTCGCCGCGCGCCGCCGGTTCGTGCTCGGCGCAGCGAAGTCGTTCACGTACGCATCCCTGCTGGCGATGGACCTCAGCGCCGGGCTCGCGAACGTCACCCTCATCGATGGCACGATCGTGCGACCGCTCGACGTGCTCAGCGACGTGCGCACCAGTGACGTGCTCGTGGCCTTCTCGCTCGCCCGCTACCGCAAATACACGATCGACTTCGCCGAGCTGTTCAAGCAGGCGGGCGGAACGCTCGTCGTGATCACCGACGCGCCGGATGCGCCCCTCGTCGCCATCGCGGACGAATCCCTCGTGGTCGACACGGCCAGCGCATCCTTCGCCAACTCACCGACCTCGGTGGCGCTGGTCATCCACATCCTCACCACGCTGACCACGGCGAGCGCCAAGGGCGCAGGCCGCCGCCTCCTCGAACGGGACAGGCTCGGCGAACAGCTCGGCCTCTACGTCGAAGACTGA
- a CDS encoding L-fuconate dehydratase, translated as MTTITGARVFDVRFPTSLSLDGSDAMNKDGDYSAAYVVLDTDDPDLSGFGFTFTIGRGNDLCVEAARQRALPLIGRSVEEVVGDLGAIYRLLASDTQLRWLGPEKGVVHLAMAAVMNAVWDLAARRAGKPLWRLLAEMTPEELVDATDLRYLSDALTRDEAIGILTEMSPTRAQRIHDLEARGGYPCYTTSAGWLGYSDEKLRRLLSEAVDEGYRHVKLKVGANLEDDIRRLRIAREVIGWDAKVMIDANQVWDVPEAIEWVRRLAEFNPLWIEEPTSPDDILGHAAVRKAVAPIGVATGEHGMNRVLFKQMFQAEAIDFCQIDAARLASVNEILAVYLMAKKFNVPVCPHAGGVGLCELVQHLSIFDYVAVSGTLENRITEFVDHLHEHFTDPCIVVDGNYTLPSKPGYSAEMFDESVAQYSYPDGSYWHALPARADPWV; from the coding sequence ATGACGACGATCACCGGCGCCCGCGTCTTCGACGTGCGTTTCCCCACTTCGCTCAGCCTCGACGGCTCGGACGCGATGAACAAGGACGGCGACTACTCCGCCGCCTATGTCGTGCTCGACACGGACGACCCCGACCTCAGCGGGTTCGGGTTCACCTTCACGATCGGCCGTGGCAACGACCTGTGCGTCGAGGCCGCTCGCCAGCGGGCGCTTCCGCTGATCGGCCGCTCGGTGGAGGAGGTGGTCGGAGACCTCGGCGCAATTTACCGTTTGCTCGCATCCGACACCCAGTTGCGCTGGCTCGGGCCGGAGAAGGGCGTCGTGCACCTGGCGATGGCCGCCGTCATGAACGCCGTGTGGGACCTCGCCGCGCGCCGTGCAGGCAAGCCGCTGTGGCGCCTGTTGGCGGAGATGACACCGGAGGAGCTGGTCGATGCCACCGATCTCCGGTATCTCTCCGACGCTCTCACCCGGGACGAGGCGATCGGTATCCTCACCGAGATGTCCCCGACCCGCGCTCAACGCATCCACGACCTCGAAGCACGCGGCGGCTACCCCTGTTACACCACGAGTGCCGGCTGGCTCGGGTACAGCGACGAAAAGCTCCGTCGTCTGCTCAGCGAGGCTGTGGATGAGGGCTACCGGCACGTGAAGCTCAAGGTCGGCGCGAACCTGGAAGACGACATCCGTCGACTCCGGATCGCACGCGAGGTCATCGGCTGGGATGCGAAGGTCATGATCGACGCCAACCAGGTGTGGGATGTGCCGGAGGCCATTGAGTGGGTGCGGCGGCTCGCCGAGTTCAATCCGCTGTGGATCGAGGAACCGACAAGCCCGGACGACATCCTCGGCCACGCGGCGGTACGCAAGGCCGTCGCACCTATCGGCGTCGCCACCGGCGAACACGGCATGAACCGGGTCTTGTTCAAGCAGATGTTCCAGGCCGAGGCCATCGACTTCTGCCAAATCGACGCCGCTCGGCTCGCGAGCGTCAACGAGATCCTCGCCGTCTACCTGATGGCAAAGAAGTTCAACGTGCCGGTCTGCCCGCACGCCGGCGGCGTGGGATTGTGCGAGCTGGTGCAGCACCTCTCCATCTTCGACTACGTCGCAGTCTCGGGGACCCTGGAGAACCGGATCACCGAGTTCGTGGACCATCTCCACGAGCACTTCACCGACCCGTGCATCGTCGTCGACGGCAACTACACGCTCCCGTCGAAGCCCGGGTACAGCGCCGAGATGTTCGATGAATCCGTCGCCCAGTATTCGTACCCTGACGGTAGCTACTGGCACGCTCTGCCCGCCCGCGCGGACCCGTGGGTGTAG
- a CDS encoding serine hydrolase — translation MTAVALPELDPRVRWSICVVDAGSGSGSGSDGSGGVLAAHEPHVVCETASVGKVFLLIEVARRLEAGELDPGQRIQIPEEHRVADSGLLYRMRDQRVTVEDAALLVGAVSDNLATNALLWLCGLDTVRAVAPSLGFTDTSLHDFIRNERTPDLPWTPSYGTGAELAELMRRLGSGDVVSPAVSARVLDWLAADVDTSMVADALLLDPLAHVDDEYQGMILRHKTGSTSFARIDIGHLSGPAATVAYAVAANWKDAADDLRAPVLAAMHAIGEQLRAHVTGIPAS, via the coding sequence GTGACGGCGGTTGCGCTGCCCGAGCTCGACCCGCGGGTGCGGTGGTCGATCTGCGTCGTCGACGCTGGCAGCGGCAGCGGCAGCGGCAGCGACGGCAGCGGCGGCGTCCTCGCGGCGCACGAGCCGCACGTCGTCTGCGAGACGGCGAGCGTCGGCAAGGTGTTCCTGCTGATCGAGGTGGCGCGCAGGCTGGAGGCCGGGGAGCTCGACCCCGGCCAGCGCATCCAGATCCCCGAGGAGCATCGCGTGGCAGACTCCGGACTGCTGTACCGGATGCGCGACCAGCGTGTGACCGTGGAGGACGCCGCGCTGCTCGTCGGCGCGGTCAGCGACAACCTCGCCACCAACGCGCTCCTGTGGCTGTGCGGGCTGGACACCGTGCGCGCGGTCGCGCCGTCGCTCGGCTTCACCGACACGTCGCTGCACGACTTCATCCGCAACGAGCGAACGCCCGACCTGCCGTGGACACCGTCGTACGGCACGGGGGCAGAGCTCGCGGAGCTCATGCGTCGCCTCGGCTCCGGCGACGTCGTCTCGCCCGCCGTGAGTGCGCGCGTGCTGGACTGGCTGGCCGCCGACGTCGACACATCCATGGTCGCCGATGCGCTCCTCCTCGACCCTCTCGCACACGTCGATGACGAGTATCAGGGCATGATCCTGCGCCACAAGACGGGGAGCACGTCGTTCGCCCGCATCGACATCGGACACCTCTCCGGCCCGGCCGCCACCGTCGCCTACGCGGTCGCGGCGAACTGGAAGGACGCGGCAGACGATCTACGCGCGCCCGTCCTCGCGGCCATGCACGCCATCGGCGAGCAGCTGCGCGCGCACGTCACCGGAATCCCCGCCTCGTGA
- a CDS encoding DUF1349 domain-containing protein, which yields MTETDAPDALVRDIPWSQGNWRNPPASVTETPGGGLRVEAVKGSDAWQKTSYGFERDSEHGLLRLFELGTAVEVEFVAGMSQQFDQAGVLVRVDEEHWVKAGAEYADGVLRLSTVVTDVYSDWSTAPVPHWQDTTVTIRVSWATGAISVRAKAEGEEFELIRLAPWSPHENAVVVAGPYLCAPERAGFTAEFVKWQVGPCDSALH from the coding sequence ATGACAGAAACCGACGCTCCCGACGCGCTCGTGCGTGACATCCCGTGGAGTCAAGGCAACTGGCGGAACCCGCCCGCCTCCGTGACGGAGACGCCAGGCGGCGGCCTTCGCGTCGAAGCGGTGAAGGGCAGCGACGCCTGGCAGAAGACGTCGTACGGGTTCGAGCGAGACTCCGAGCACGGTCTGCTCCGCCTCTTCGAGCTCGGCACGGCTGTGGAAGTCGAGTTCGTCGCCGGCATGTCGCAGCAGTTCGACCAGGCCGGGGTGCTCGTACGCGTCGACGAGGAGCACTGGGTGAAGGCCGGCGCCGAATACGCGGACGGTGTCCTCCGGCTCTCGACCGTCGTCACGGACGTGTACTCCGACTGGTCCACAGCGCCCGTACCGCACTGGCAGGACACGACGGTCACCATCCGGGTGAGCTGGGCGACAGGCGCGATCTCCGTCCGCGCCAAGGCCGAAGGCGAGGAGTTCGAACTCATCAGGCTCGCGCCATGGTCACCCCACGAGAACGCCGTGGTCGTCGCAGGCCCGTATCTCTGCGCGCCGGAGCGCGCGGGCTTCACGGCCGAGTTCGTGAAGTGGCAGGTCGGGCCCTGCGACTCGGCCCTCCATTAG
- a CDS encoding SRPBCC domain-containing protein, which translates to MNDDGGRNSTNDDHDGDDIAGAFTVVRTFDAPPERVFAAWTEPEHLGWFFSGNGEVTEPIAADATVGGAWRQRMIVDDDTSYVTGGIYRELVPGERLVFDWGAVGGWPELPVDAWTRDAVDVPRVTITLIPLPGDRTELRLHQALPSHLTDEQRAEWDKIDCYAGWSQTIDRLPASL; encoded by the coding sequence ATGAACGACGACGGTGGCAGGAACAGCACGAACGACGACCACGACGGCGACGACATCGCCGGGGCGTTCACGGTGGTGCGGACGTTCGACGCCCCGCCCGAGCGCGTGTTCGCGGCGTGGACGGAACCGGAGCACCTCGGCTGGTTCTTCAGCGGCAACGGCGAGGTCACCGAGCCGATCGCCGCCGACGCGACCGTCGGCGGCGCCTGGCGTCAGCGGATGATCGTCGATGACGACACCAGCTACGTCACGGGCGGCATCTACCGCGAGCTCGTCCCCGGCGAGCGCCTCGTGTTCGACTGGGGTGCGGTCGGCGGCTGGCCCGAACTTCCAGTGGATGCGTGGACCCGCGACGCCGTGGACGTCCCGCGCGTGACGATCACCCTCATCCCGCTGCCCGGCGACCGCACCGAGCTGCGGCTGCACCAGGCACTCCCCAGCCACCTCACCGACGAGCAGCGCGCGGAGTGGGACAAGATCGACTGCTACGCGGGGTGGTCGCAGACGATCGACCGGCTTCCCGCGTCGCTGTGA
- a CDS encoding 5'-3' exonuclease yields the protein MLLDSASLYFRGFYGVPDTVRAPDGTPVNAVRGFLDIIAKLVTDFGPDELVACWDDDWRPRWRVDLIPSYKAHRVAREVPDGVDVEETPEALVTQVPIIREVLDALGIPVVGAAQHEADDVIGTLATGQAHPVDVVTGDRDLFQLVDDAADVRVIYTARGMSNLETLTESVVVGKYGIRPQQYADFAVMRGDSSDGLPGVAGIGEKTAMTLLTEYGDLDGILAAAADPASSMKAPMRARFEAAADYLKVAPRVVEVVRDLDLPTVDARIHAPDDDRRATLEQLSEKWGLGGSLDRVRQALTTGR from the coding sequence ATGCTTCTGGACAGTGCTTCCCTGTATTTCCGCGGATTCTACGGGGTCCCTGACACGGTCCGCGCGCCGGACGGCACCCCCGTGAATGCCGTCCGCGGCTTCCTCGACATCATCGCCAAGCTGGTCACCGACTTCGGGCCGGACGAGCTGGTGGCGTGCTGGGACGACGACTGGCGTCCTCGCTGGCGGGTCGACCTCATCCCGAGCTACAAGGCCCACCGGGTGGCGCGCGAGGTTCCGGACGGCGTGGATGTGGAGGAGACGCCGGAGGCCCTGGTGACGCAAGTTCCGATCATCCGGGAGGTGCTGGATGCGCTCGGCATCCCGGTCGTCGGCGCTGCGCAGCACGAGGCGGACGACGTGATCGGCACGCTCGCGACCGGCCAAGCGCATCCGGTGGATGTGGTCACCGGCGACCGCGACCTGTTCCAGCTCGTCGACGACGCCGCAGACGTGCGGGTCATCTACACGGCCCGCGGCATGAGCAACCTGGAGACGCTGACCGAGTCGGTCGTGGTCGGCAAGTACGGCATCCGGCCGCAGCAGTACGCGGACTTCGCGGTGATGCGCGGCGACAGCTCCGACGGCCTGCCCGGCGTCGCCGGAATCGGCGAGAAGACGGCGATGACCCTCCTCACCGAGTACGGCGACCTTGACGGCATCCTCGCAGCGGCAGCCGACCCGGCCAGCAGCATGAAGGCGCCGATGCGCGCCCGCTTCGAGGCGGCCGCCGACTACCTGAAGGTCGCACCCCGCGTGGTCGAAGTGGTGCGCGACCTCGACCTGCCGACCGTGGATGCGCGCATCCATGCCCCCGACGACGACCGGCGCGCCACCCTCGAGCAGCTGTCGGAGAAGTGGGGCCTCGGCGGCTCGCTCGACCGCGTGCGGCAGGCTCTCACCACGGGGCGCTAG